One Salvia splendens isolate huo1 chromosome 1, SspV2, whole genome shotgun sequence genomic window, ATGGCAATTTATTCCGCTCCGGTGCTGGCTGTGGGACATGCTATATggtattattataaataaatttttcagaGATTgaaaaaagaattaattatttttttgatagtataattgttattattattactccATTTATAGGTGAAATGCATAGATAATCCATCTTGTTCAGGATCTCCAATTCATGTGACAATCACAGACGAATGCCCTGGCCTTTGTAATAATGAGCCATTTCACTTTGACTTGAGTGGAAAAGCTTTCGGTTCTTTAGCAAAACCTGGCCATGAAGATCAGTTGAGAAATGCAGGAAGGATCAACATTCAATATACAAGGTAATCTCTCTTTAATCTCTCTCTTATATCTCTCATGTTGAATATGAAGCCTGAAAGAAAGTGAATTAATTAGTCCATGATCACGGTCATCGACTCTTGGGTTTCATacatatattaattaatgaagCCTGAAAGAAAGTGAATTAGTCCATGATCACGGTCATCGACTCTTGGCTTTCATacatatattaattaatggcTCGACCCAATTCCTATCGTGTTACTAAGATTAAGGTTTGTCGTAAGTTGTATTTGTAATTGTAGGCTTCCGTACATATATTTAGGTCAACCCCGACTTCTTTGTTATTAGGATCATGGTCTATTTTAAGTTGTGTCATAAACTATGGGTTTCTCTATATATATTTGTTAGCCTAACTCAATTCCCATTGGTACTATAATTAGTTTTTATTGTAGGTATATCTGAAACTGTTGGTTATCAAATTTTACGCCCAATCTGAATTCATATTATTATTGGAATTATGGTTCGTTATAAGTTTATCtgaaaataaatagttaaattcaTGACTTAGCTTGGTATCACCCTCGGATATAAATACATTGTATGAAATTGGGTAACTAATTTTTAAGTTTGTCTAGGTAAACAATTTATTTGTCTGTTTGTTACATTTGCGATGACTTGTGTCTTTATTTTCTAACACCTTGAATCGAATATGGTTATGTAGGGTGAGATGCCACTACAAGGCTCATATAGCAGTGAAGATCGACTCAGGGTCAAACCCTTACTATCTAGCCATGGCTGTGGAGAATGTGAATGGAGATGGTGAAATCGATCGAATTGAGATATTGGGTCAAGGTTCAAAATCATGGGGGGCTATGCAACGTAATTGGGGTGAGACTTGGAAATTTAATGTGCCTAGTGGAACTATTGGACCATTTTCAATTAGGTTTACA contains:
- the LOC121757560 gene encoding expansin-B4-like, whose product is MSISINYNRFINILLLILAVSNDLCLCLHSTVNVNATLNRVGFLPAAATWYGNPTGAGSGGACGLENDVINAPYHGMISAGNGNLFRSGAGCGTCYMVKCIDNPSCSGSPIHVTITDECPGLCNNEPFHFDLSGKAFGSLAKPGHEDQLRNAGRINIQYTRVRCHYKAHIAVKIDSGSNPYYLAMAVENVNGDGEIDRIEILGQGSKSWGAMQRNWGETWKFNVPSGTIGPFSIRFTDRSSRSVVANRLIPRDWAPRKTYYSRINFR